From a region of the Nitrospira sp. genome:
- a CDS encoding aminopeptidase P family protein, whose translation MSQLEAATLFIAASEQDSNLFYATRFIAPDPFIYLEVKGERLMVMSDLEMDRARAQASVDRVLSYSEIEQKAKTKGIKDPTTVDIVHIVLKEFKVRRLLVPANFPFIHATRLQELGYSLKPKRDPFYEQRVVKSAEEVRHIEQSQRATEDAVASAHDMLRRATIRDGALWVDEAVLTAERVKQLINVRLMEQNCVAQHTIVAGGEQACDPHNEGSGPLPAHRSIIFDVFPRSATSRYFADMSRTVIRGMVSQDLKRLYGIVKDAQEEAIDKIKDGADGMKIHHGICARFEKAGYKTGVVNGRMQGYFHGTGHGVGLDIHEAPRISRTGSLLQEGHVVTVEPGLYYPGLGAVRIEDMVLVTKDGCRNLTNFPKIFELE comes from the coding sequence ATGTCTCAACTTGAAGCCGCCACACTATTCATTGCCGCCAGCGAACAGGACTCGAATTTGTTCTATGCGACGCGATTCATTGCTCCGGACCCGTTTATCTATTTGGAAGTCAAGGGTGAGCGATTGATGGTCATGAGTGACCTGGAAATGGATCGCGCCAGGGCGCAAGCGTCGGTCGATCGAGTGCTGTCCTACTCCGAGATCGAACAGAAGGCGAAGACCAAGGGTATCAAGGACCCGACGACGGTCGATATCGTGCACATCGTGTTAAAAGAGTTCAAAGTGCGCCGTCTGCTGGTGCCGGCCAATTTCCCATTCATCCATGCCACACGGTTGCAAGAGCTGGGATACAGCCTGAAACCGAAGCGCGATCCCTTCTACGAGCAACGAGTCGTGAAAAGTGCGGAAGAGGTTCGCCATATCGAACAGTCTCAACGAGCGACTGAAGATGCCGTGGCTTCAGCGCACGATATGTTGCGGCGGGCGACGATACGTGATGGAGCGCTTTGGGTTGATGAAGCCGTCTTGACTGCCGAACGGGTAAAGCAGTTGATCAACGTGAGACTCATGGAACAGAACTGCGTGGCCCAACATACGATCGTGGCGGGAGGGGAGCAAGCCTGTGATCCGCACAATGAAGGGAGCGGCCCCTTGCCGGCTCATCGCAGCATTATTTTTGACGTGTTCCCTCGATCTGCGACGAGCCGCTATTTTGCGGACATGTCGCGTACGGTCATACGCGGGATGGTGAGTCAGGATTTGAAGCGGTTGTATGGAATCGTGAAGGATGCCCAGGAAGAGGCCATCGACAAGATCAAGGACGGCGCCGACGGAATGAAAATCCATCACGGCATCTGCGCGCGTTTCGAGAAGGCCGGATACAAGACCGGCGTGGTGAACGGCCGCATGCAGGGGTACTTTCACGGGACCGGGCATGGGGTAGGGCTGGATATTCACGAAGCGCCTCGTATCAGCCGAACCGGGTCCCTCTTGCAAGAGGGCCATGTTGTCACCGTCGAACCAGGACTGTACTATCCGGGATTGGGAGCGGTCCGAATCGAGGACATGGTGCTAGTGACGAAGGACGGTTGTCGCAATCTCACCAACTTCCCCAAGATCTTTGAGCTTGAATAG
- a CDS encoding AsmA-like C-terminal domain-containing protein, whose product MSRLRLALVIILSLVVVVGVFLAFSRELTGEDYLKDFVLKQLEESLGRKIDVHRVKFVVFPRIRVELSDVTVHDPQSDQAVLTAKRVNLVLRLWPLLKKQVVGKRLLIEEPTLTLRRNERGRWNVLDGLNGQADTDERTMEQMARTFMIREAKLVNGTITVIDSARPDGIRSIKLEHVEFGLLVRADRGLAELHASAAHQGAQGLSAVSLDGVIKQAEQPVSLSGEETGESGSGFQFEGHIDAADLKVRDAADFLGPRPVPEHLQGALNLRSTVRVMPGVAGYDMVLSEMTAHLNDITMTGNANLAGLLTPQPTFSVTFTSTLVALPQLLKTIPPAWIHPQLPALLADRQIDGKVQVINATLTGSATTGPQLSTTGEFHVREGQGLIGRDRVAVKDLAAVVMVEAGRVRIAKVTGMYGAMQITDGKAEVSFLDAGPWLELEITGETGASHLLEFLAKTVSAGRVTQMLAGIRDAEGMAQSTFRLVGPLNQPGGITFAGGEIIARQVSLSHVALPERLTGLQGRFVLADGATQFEQVTGHLGGTAVQVQGMIGGGTASVFQDFAIRARGDAAQMVRLFRPAVTEPGAFEGMLSSAVVLLGSTTRPQIRGTVVLDEAKVTLGSMEKPMGAHATVEFEGMISQGTGVTLHRVELVLPTVSIPAKGTLHFGDRFMIDMAVATSTLSVSSLPEWASKNWLEAGNLELSLDIKGKDTDWKAWRITGWMGLTNGLMTAKGIEGHIQDLYARVKFVRNEVELKRLSFKIQGSDIAIEAAIRNWPAKPFITGRIESNQLDLGLLIPKGERTPMREFLETLAATSHVTMSAAVARGHYRHMKFGAISARINIQDGVLDIDRISGESTHGHVAGRLVVQLPPKAPADLDLSFRATGVEFDDLLRLTKTQAHSVSGEIRFSGVLRGHGRNPHGIYPSLNGKVELLLENGRILKSNERAVWKIISLLNLPAVLQGKVDLEKEGLPYNRISAIVTIQDGMFQTENLIIDSPILKITAAGNYDLPTDQLDLAVAVSPFGSYSQFLKTIPLFGRIIAGDRKGLATAMFTVKGALEDPEVTYLPVKSFATGLSGLAQLAVDVLTNTLTLPMDLVTPDEETGVRPKDMTLSPAPVVP is encoded by the coding sequence GTGTCCCGTCTTCGGCTTGCGCTTGTGATCATCCTTTCCCTCGTGGTGGTGGTCGGAGTCTTTCTTGCGTTCTCCAGAGAATTGACCGGCGAAGACTATCTCAAGGACTTTGTCCTCAAGCAACTCGAGGAGAGCCTGGGAAGGAAAATCGACGTTCATCGCGTTAAATTTGTCGTCTTTCCCCGCATTCGTGTGGAACTCTCCGATGTCACCGTTCATGACCCCCAATCGGATCAGGCGGTATTGACGGCTAAGCGGGTCAATCTTGTTCTCCGTCTCTGGCCGCTTCTCAAGAAGCAAGTTGTTGGGAAACGATTATTGATCGAAGAACCGACGCTTACGCTTCGGCGGAACGAACGTGGCCGCTGGAATGTTCTGGATGGATTGAACGGCCAGGCTGATACCGATGAACGAACGATGGAGCAGATGGCCAGGACATTCATGATTAGGGAAGCCAAGCTCGTGAATGGCACGATTACCGTCATCGATTCGGCCAGACCCGATGGAATTCGGTCCATCAAATTGGAACACGTCGAGTTCGGCCTGCTTGTCCGGGCCGACCGTGGGCTTGCGGAATTGCATGCCTCGGCGGCTCACCAAGGGGCGCAGGGATTATCGGCTGTTTCGCTCGATGGAGTCATCAAACAAGCAGAGCAACCAGTGTCCTTATCCGGGGAAGAAACGGGAGAATCGGGTTCAGGATTTCAGTTCGAAGGACATATCGATGCCGCTGATCTCAAGGTGCGTGACGCCGCCGACTTTCTTGGCCCTCGGCCGGTTCCTGAGCATCTTCAAGGTGCCTTGAATCTCCGGAGCACCGTTCGCGTGATGCCGGGAGTGGCCGGATATGACATGGTGTTATCGGAGATGACCGCTCATTTGAACGATATCACGATGACAGGAAATGCCAATCTCGCCGGCCTTCTGACTCCTCAACCCACGTTTTCGGTGACGTTCACCAGCACGCTCGTCGCTCTCCCTCAGCTGCTGAAAACGATTCCCCCGGCTTGGATCCACCCGCAACTTCCGGCCTTACTGGCCGATCGCCAGATTGACGGCAAGGTGCAGGTCATCAATGCGACATTGACCGGATCTGCGACGACGGGCCCTCAACTTTCGACGACCGGGGAGTTCCATGTTCGAGAAGGTCAAGGACTGATCGGCCGCGATCGTGTGGCGGTGAAAGATTTGGCGGCGGTCGTCATGGTAGAGGCTGGACGTGTTCGCATCGCGAAGGTGACCGGAATGTATGGAGCGATGCAAATCACTGATGGAAAAGCGGAGGTGTCGTTTCTTGACGCAGGTCCGTGGCTCGAACTGGAGATCACAGGAGAGACGGGGGCGTCGCATTTGCTGGAGTTTTTGGCCAAGACCGTATCGGCCGGGCGAGTCACGCAAATGCTTGCCGGCATTCGGGATGCGGAGGGTATGGCACAGTCGACCTTTCGTCTTGTGGGTCCTTTGAATCAGCCCGGTGGGATTACATTTGCCGGCGGGGAGATTATCGCTCGTCAGGTCAGTCTCTCTCATGTCGCGTTGCCTGAGCGTTTGACCGGGCTGCAGGGGCGATTCGTTCTAGCTGATGGGGCTACTCAGTTTGAGCAAGTCACCGGACATCTTGGAGGGACCGCCGTGCAGGTCCAAGGAATGATTGGCGGCGGAACGGCGAGTGTCTTTCAAGACTTTGCCATTCGCGCGCGCGGCGATGCCGCGCAGATGGTGCGCTTGTTCCGACCCGCTGTAACCGAACCGGGCGCTTTCGAAGGTATGCTCAGCTCAGCGGTTGTTCTATTAGGTTCGACGACGAGACCCCAGATTCGAGGAACAGTCGTGCTCGATGAGGCTAAAGTGACACTCGGCTCGATGGAGAAACCAATGGGAGCGCATGCCACGGTCGAGTTTGAAGGCATGATATCCCAAGGCACCGGTGTGACGTTGCATCGGGTAGAGCTGGTCTTGCCCACGGTGAGTATTCCGGCGAAGGGAACCCTGCATTTCGGCGATCGCTTCATGATTGATATGGCCGTGGCGACGAGCACGTTGTCGGTATCCAGTCTGCCGGAATGGGCATCCAAGAATTGGCTTGAGGCAGGCAATCTCGAGCTCTCGCTCGATATCAAAGGGAAAGACACAGATTGGAAGGCGTGGCGGATCACCGGATGGATGGGTTTGACGAATGGGTTGATGACGGCCAAGGGGATCGAAGGACATATTCAGGACCTCTATGCGCGCGTAAAGTTTGTGCGCAACGAGGTCGAACTCAAGCGGCTGTCGTTCAAAATTCAGGGTAGCGACATTGCCATAGAGGCCGCGATTCGAAACTGGCCGGCAAAGCCGTTCATCACCGGGAGGATCGAATCAAACCAGCTTGACTTGGGGTTGCTGATTCCGAAGGGTGAGCGGACTCCGATGCGTGAGTTCCTCGAAACTTTAGCGGCCACCAGTCATGTCACCATGTCGGCGGCTGTCGCGCGGGGGCACTACAGGCATATGAAGTTCGGCGCGATTTCGGCTCGCATCAATATTCAGGACGGCGTATTGGATATCGACCGGATTTCCGGCGAGTCGACCCACGGGCACGTGGCTGGACGGCTGGTGGTACAACTTCCACCCAAGGCGCCGGCGGATCTTGACCTCTCGTTCCGGGCCACCGGCGTGGAATTCGATGACCTCCTGAGACTGACGAAGACGCAGGCCCACAGTGTGTCAGGAGAAATCCGCTTCAGTGGTGTGCTTCGAGGCCACGGACGCAATCCACATGGGATCTACCCTTCGTTGAACGGAAAAGTCGAGCTATTGTTGGAAAACGGGCGCATCCTAAAATCAAATGAGCGGGCGGTATGGAAAATCATCAGTTTGCTGAACCTCCCCGCTGTGTTACAGGGGAAGGTCGATCTTGAAAAAGAGGGACTCCCGTATAACAGGATATCCGCGATCGTGACGATTCAAGACGGTATGTTTCAGACAGAAAATCTCATTATCGATAGCCCGATTCTGAAGATTACCGCCGCCGGAAATTACGACTTGCCGACGGATCAACTGGATCTCGCTGTGGCCGTGAGTCCGTTTGGGTCCTATTCACAATTTCTCAAGACGATTCCACTCTTTGGCCGAATCATTGCCGGGGACCGCAAGGGGTTAGCCACAGCAATGTTCACCGTGAAGGGCGCGTTAGAAGATCCTGAAGTGACCTATCTGCCGGTAAAGTCCTTTGCGACCGGCCTGTCGGGCTTAGCCCAACTGGCGGTCGATGTCTTAACAAATACGCTGACGCTTCCCATGGATCTAGTCACGCCCGATGAAGAAACTGGAGTGAGACCTAAGGATATGACCCTCTCACCAGCTCCTGTCGTGCCTTGA
- the lipA gene encoding lipoyl synthase produces MSFVPLGHLRSSQARRDEPSSDGRPRLPSWFKVQAKTGPDYLDIKQTMERLKLHTICEEAGCPNRWECWNARTATFLILGDICTRRCHYCSVQTGKPFPVDNGEPHRVAEAIHALGLRHAVITSVNRDELQDGGAWVFAETIRQTRRLNPTCTIEVLIPDFEGNEEALKMICVEKPEILNHNIETVRRLFPSIRPQGKYQRSIDLLARAKRQGMRTKSGLILGMGETIDEAREVMRDLRKVDCDIITIGQYLQPTRDHLPVARFYDPSEFIALKEEGFAIGFSHVESGPLVRSSYHAEQQSDRAS; encoded by the coding sequence ATGAGCTTTGTTCCGTTGGGCCATCTCCGGTCTTCACAGGCGCGGCGAGACGAGCCATCCTCCGATGGCCGGCCTCGTCTTCCGTCATGGTTCAAGGTGCAGGCCAAAACCGGCCCGGATTATCTCGATATTAAGCAGACTATGGAGCGGCTGAAGCTCCACACGATTTGCGAAGAGGCGGGCTGTCCTAACAGGTGGGAATGTTGGAATGCCCGCACCGCGACGTTCCTGATCCTCGGCGACATCTGTACTAGGCGCTGCCACTATTGCTCAGTGCAGACCGGGAAGCCGTTTCCGGTTGATAACGGAGAGCCACATCGTGTCGCTGAGGCGATTCACGCCCTCGGCCTTCGCCATGCCGTCATCACGTCCGTCAATCGTGATGAACTACAGGACGGCGGCGCATGGGTCTTTGCCGAAACAATTCGGCAGACTAGACGTCTCAATCCGACCTGTACGATTGAAGTATTGATTCCGGACTTTGAGGGAAACGAGGAAGCGCTCAAGATGATATGCGTGGAGAAACCGGAGATTCTGAATCACAACATTGAGACTGTGAGACGGCTCTTCCCATCGATACGCCCGCAAGGAAAATATCAGCGATCGATCGATCTTCTTGCGCGCGCGAAGCGACAAGGAATGAGGACAAAGTCCGGCTTGATCTTGGGTATGGGGGAAACGATCGACGAAGCGCGCGAAGTCATGCGCGATCTCCGGAAGGTTGATTGCGACATCATCACCATCGGTCAGTATCTCCAGCCGACAAGAGACCATCTTCCAGTTGCCCGATTCTACGATCCGTCTGAATTCATCGCACTCAAAGAGGAAGGGTTTGCAATTGGTTTCAGTCATGTTGAATCGGGTCCGCTGGTCAGAAGTTCCTATCATGCGGAGCAACAGAGCGATCGCGCATCGTAA
- a CDS encoding alpha-D-glucose phosphate-specific phosphoglucomutase, which translates to METHPLAGQRAPASMLVDVSRLLSAYSTGKPDTSAREQRVSFGTSGHRGSSFKHSFNEDHVATITQAVCEYRMAQHTTGPLYLGKDTHALSEPAWVTAIEVLAANGVEVMIDQNDGFTPTPVISHAILTYNRGRTSGLADGIVITPSHNPPEDGGIKYNPPHGGPADTQVTTWIEDRANALLSEKLQGTKRMSIGLARQAPTTHRHDYLGAYLGDLINVIDVDIIKSARLKLAIDPLGGSGVAYWQPLAERYGLNIEIVNPVVDPTFRFMPLDWDGKIRMDCSSPYAMANLIALKDRFDVAFGNDADNDRHGIVTRSGLMNPNHYLAVSIAYLFANRPNWNPDAGIGKTLVSSSLIDRVATKLQRKLVEVPVGFKWFVNGLLDGSLGFGGEESAGASFLRRDGTAWSTDKDGIIMDLLAAEMMAKSGRDPSELYRDLTGELGEPVYERIDAPATPEQKTILSKLSPDQVNATELAGDRIVTMLTKAPGNNAAIGGLKVVTANGWFAARPSGTEDVYKLYAESFKGTEHLKRIQEEARVLIGKALKIR; encoded by the coding sequence ATGGAAACTCATCCTCTCGCAGGACAGCGGGCACCGGCGTCAATGCTCGTGGACGTGAGTAGGCTCTTGTCGGCGTATTCGACAGGTAAGCCGGATACATCTGCCCGTGAGCAACGTGTTTCATTCGGCACGTCAGGCCATCGGGGCTCCTCCTTCAAGCACAGCTTTAATGAGGACCATGTCGCGACGATCACTCAAGCAGTCTGCGAGTATCGGATGGCACAACACACGACCGGCCCGCTCTATTTGGGAAAAGATACGCACGCACTGTCGGAACCTGCCTGGGTCACGGCGATCGAAGTTCTCGCGGCAAATGGCGTCGAGGTCATGATCGATCAGAATGACGGATTCACACCGACGCCCGTTATCTCACATGCGATCCTCACTTATAACCGAGGCCGAACTTCCGGGTTAGCCGACGGCATCGTCATCACTCCGTCGCATAATCCACCGGAAGACGGCGGAATTAAGTACAACCCCCCACATGGAGGACCCGCCGACACACAAGTCACCACGTGGATCGAGGACCGAGCGAATGCCTTGCTGAGCGAAAAACTCCAGGGCACGAAGCGCATGTCGATCGGACTGGCCCGGCAAGCACCCACAACCCATCGACACGATTACCTCGGCGCGTATCTTGGGGATCTCATCAACGTGATTGATGTTGATATCATCAAGTCCGCCAGGTTGAAGCTTGCCATCGATCCCCTAGGTGGCTCCGGTGTGGCCTATTGGCAGCCGCTGGCAGAGCGCTACGGACTGAATATCGAGATCGTCAATCCAGTGGTTGATCCGACGTTTCGGTTCATGCCGTTGGACTGGGATGGCAAGATCCGCATGGACTGTTCATCTCCATATGCGATGGCCAATCTCATCGCCCTGAAAGATCGCTTCGATGTGGCATTCGGAAATGACGCGGACAACGATCGCCACGGCATCGTCACTCGTTCCGGCTTGATGAATCCCAACCATTACCTTGCCGTTTCGATTGCCTATCTCTTTGCCAATCGTCCCAACTGGAACCCTGATGCCGGTATCGGCAAGACATTGGTCAGCAGCAGCTTGATCGATCGGGTCGCGACCAAACTTCAGCGGAAACTGGTTGAGGTACCGGTGGGCTTCAAGTGGTTTGTGAATGGTTTGCTCGATGGCTCACTCGGTTTCGGCGGTGAGGAAAGTGCCGGCGCGTCGTTCCTCCGGCGCGACGGCACAGCCTGGTCCACCGATAAGGACGGCATTATCATGGATCTATTGGCTGCTGAGATGATGGCCAAGTCGGGTCGCGATCCGTCCGAGTTATACCGAGACCTTACCGGAGAACTGGGCGAGCCAGTCTATGAACGAATCGACGCCCCGGCCACACCGGAGCAGAAGACCATTCTCTCCAAACTCTCACCCGATCAAGTGAACGCAACCGAACTCGCAGGGGACCGCATTGTGACCATGCTTACCAAAGCTCCAGGCAATAACGCCGCGATCGGTGGTCTGAAAGTCGTCACGGCGAACGGCTGGTTCGCCGCCCGGCCCTCAGGCACGGAGGATGTGTACAAGCTTTACGCAGAGAGCTTCAAGGGAACAGAACATTTGAAACGGATTCAGGAAGAGGCACGGGTATTAATTGGGAAAGCGCTGAAAATCCGTTAA
- a CDS encoding class I SAM-dependent methyltransferase — protein sequence MNTPTLRWALPKHDYWSTPFAESLLRHLDLRRGVHILDIACGHGIPAFYLAEQVGPTGEVMAIDASADQVARARAIQGSQLPWLRFECMDMRFLPADLPTFDRITGNLSVMFFRPNRFRAVQGLVQHLKPGGQLVLTFPSHGTFDSLWQRVDQVMIQHGLTDERERFQAYLNERPSAKDGQGWLKGLDLERDGAMEYPLEITTGPNHEFLYHPLLRGGFLDDVYECFEDQSLADRFMINISQDIARFTPLIAQRCVLSGWKRTS from the coding sequence ATGAACACCCCGACTCTTCGATGGGCTCTTCCGAAGCATGATTATTGGTCCACGCCTTTCGCGGAATCGCTCCTCCGCCATTTGGATCTTCGTCGGGGAGTACACATCCTCGATATTGCTTGCGGTCACGGCATTCCGGCCTTTTATCTGGCTGAGCAGGTTGGCCCAACAGGAGAAGTGATGGCCATCGATGCGAGTGCCGATCAAGTCGCACGCGCGCGAGCCATTCAAGGTTCACAATTGCCATGGCTTCGATTCGAGTGTATGGACATGCGATTCCTGCCTGCCGATCTGCCGACATTTGATCGCATCACGGGGAATCTTTCGGTCATGTTCTTTCGCCCGAACCGATTCAGAGCGGTTCAGGGACTGGTGCAACATCTCAAACCGGGAGGTCAGCTGGTGCTGACCTTTCCATCGCATGGGACGTTCGATTCACTGTGGCAGCGGGTGGACCAGGTGATGATCCAGCACGGCCTGACAGACGAGCGAGAGCGTTTTCAGGCTTACCTAAACGAACGGCCTTCCGCAAAAGATGGGCAAGGATGGCTCAAGGGACTCGATCTGGAGCGCGACGGGGCAATGGAGTATCCGCTGGAAATCACAACGGGTCCCAATCATGAATTTCTCTATCACCCGCTGCTCCGCGGTGGTTTTCTTGACGACGTCTACGAGTGTTTTGAGGATCAGTCCCTCGCCGACCGGTTTATGATCAACATCTCACAAGACATTGCTCGATTCACACCGCTGATTGCGCAACGCTGTGTGCTTTCGGGGTGGAAACGCACTTCGTAA
- a CDS encoding PilZ domain-containing protein, with protein MEQRKDARFPVTFRSSFSSTNVVSGEGTLSDLSIRGCRVYTLIEVEPGTVLQLRVQSCEDEPPIQISKAVVRWFRAGSFGCEFVKLDPDEWARLHHVVQDLEMESFKRKPHESDLE; from the coding sequence GTGGAACAACGAAAGGATGCCCGGTTTCCGGTTACGTTTCGGAGCTCATTCAGCTCAACGAACGTGGTGTCGGGTGAAGGCACTCTGAGCGATCTCTCTATTCGAGGTTGCCGTGTGTACACTCTTATCGAGGTGGAGCCTGGGACGGTTCTGCAGCTGCGGGTTCAAAGTTGTGAGGACGAACCTCCCATCCAGATTTCCAAAGCGGTGGTGCGATGGTTTCGAGCCGGCAGTTTCGGATGCGAGTTTGTGAAGTTGGACCCTGATGAATGGGCCAGGCTCCACCATGTAGTCCAAGACTTGGAAATGGAATCATTCAAGCGTAAGCCTCACGAAAGCGACCTCGAGTAA
- a CDS encoding archease, with amino-acid sequence MSHSFHFLDDVATADLAFDASGDSLQELFQGATCAIMEALADPDTIGSSWRQAIERTDEDPAALLFDWLSDLVYWKDAAGVVFSKADLILTRQDDGCWKLRGLLYGESVNGSTQTLRADVKGVTKHLYRLAQEKGQWTVRIVLDV; translated from the coding sequence ATGTCCCACTCTTTTCATTTTCTAGACGATGTCGCCACAGCTGATCTGGCATTCGACGCCTCCGGCGATTCACTTCAGGAACTCTTCCAAGGAGCGACCTGCGCAATCATGGAGGCGCTAGCCGATCCTGACACGATTGGCTCCTCTTGGCGGCAAGCGATTGAGCGAACGGACGAAGATCCCGCCGCGCTGTTGTTTGATTGGCTCTCGGACCTGGTGTATTGGAAGGATGCGGCCGGGGTCGTATTCAGCAAGGCGGACCTCATCCTCACTCGCCAAGATGACGGCTGCTGGAAACTAAGGGGGCTGCTTTATGGAGAGTCGGTCAACGGCTCAACGCAAACGTTGAGGGCCGATGTGAAGGGAGTCACCAAGCATCTCTATCGACTTGCTCAGGAAAAAGGACAATGGACCGTCAGGATCGTGTTGGATGTATAA
- a CDS encoding RtcB family protein: MRVVRISDEVWEIPPTEKDGMLVPARIYATPAILQSMDSGVFEQVTNVACLPGIRRYALCMPDGHWGYGFPIGGVAAFDVESGIISPGGVGYDVNCGMRLIRTDLTREEVQPHLERLMTELFRRVPAGVGASGFVRLNRSSFEDVIARGARWCVEQGFGWHRDLDAIEERGCIAGANPSKISDRAVSRGINQLGTLGSGNHYLEVQVVSKDRVFDDETAAAWGITGQDQIVVMVHCGSRGFGHQVASDYLKGFEKAMRRYGISVKDQQLACAPFSSIEGQDYFSAMNCAANMAFANRQVITHQIREAFSAVFGRAAEEMGMELVYDVAHNIAKVERHQEGDVVVHRKGSTRALGPGSPDLPPRYRATGQPVICGGSMETGSYLLAGTEGAMRDTFASTMHGSGRTMSRAQAKKAIRGEEVRSRMKQRGILVKAVSMSGLAEEAGFAYKNISEVVQAVDRAGITKPVAELRPIGNIKG; encoded by the coding sequence ATGAGGGTTGTGCGGATCTCGGACGAAGTCTGGGAGATCCCTCCGACAGAAAAGGATGGGATGCTGGTTCCCGCGCGGATCTATGCCACGCCGGCCATCCTTCAGTCCATGGATTCCGGGGTGTTCGAGCAAGTGACGAATGTTGCCTGCCTTCCCGGCATCAGACGTTACGCGCTGTGCATGCCGGATGGCCATTGGGGCTATGGCTTTCCCATCGGTGGAGTCGCGGCATTTGATGTCGAGTCCGGAATCATCTCACCCGGCGGCGTCGGGTATGACGTCAATTGCGGAATGCGGCTCATTAGAACCGATCTCACCCGTGAGGAAGTACAGCCGCACCTCGAACGATTGATGACGGAATTGTTTCGGAGGGTACCGGCGGGCGTGGGCGCGAGTGGGTTCGTACGGTTAAACCGTTCCTCGTTCGAGGATGTCATAGCCAGGGGGGCCCGATGGTGTGTCGAGCAGGGGTTTGGCTGGCATCGGGATCTCGATGCGATTGAAGAGAGGGGATGTATAGCCGGCGCGAACCCATCGAAAATCAGCGATCGGGCGGTCAGTCGAGGAATCAATCAGCTGGGGACCTTGGGGTCGGGCAACCACTACCTTGAGGTACAGGTGGTTTCTAAGGATCGTGTGTTTGACGACGAGACCGCTGCGGCCTGGGGGATTACGGGACAGGATCAGATCGTCGTGATGGTTCATTGCGGCTCACGCGGGTTCGGTCACCAGGTGGCGAGTGACTATCTTAAAGGGTTCGAAAAAGCGATGCGGCGATACGGAATTTCCGTCAAGGACCAGCAACTAGCCTGCGCCCCCTTTTCATCAATCGAAGGGCAGGATTATTTCTCGGCCATGAATTGCGCGGCCAACATGGCGTTTGCCAACCGTCAGGTCATCACCCATCAGATCCGCGAAGCCTTCTCTGCGGTCTTCGGTCGAGCGGCTGAGGAGATGGGAATGGAGCTGGTCTATGACGTGGCACACAATATCGCCAAAGTCGAGCGGCACCAAGAAGGCGATGTGGTCGTGCATCGGAAAGGATCGACAAGGGCCTTGGGACCCGGCAGTCCCGATCTTCCTCCACGGTATCGCGCGACAGGACAACCGGTTATCTGCGGCGGTTCAATGGAGACCGGCTCATACCTGTTGGCGGGGACAGAAGGAGCGATGCGTGACACCTTTGCTTCGACCATGCACGGGTCGGGGCGTACGATGTCGCGCGCCCAAGCGAAGAAAGCTATTCGGGGGGAGGAAGTCCGAAGCCGAATGAAGCAGCGAGGCATCCTCGTGAAGGCCGTCTCCATGTCCGGCCTGGCCGAGGAGGCGGGCTTCGCCTATAAAAACATCTCCGAGGTGGTCCAAGCAGTCGATCGTGCGGGAATCACAAAACCAGTAGCGGAATTGCGTCCAATCGGCAATATAAAGGGCTAG